One part of the Nostoc sp. PCC 7120 = FACHB-418 genome encodes these proteins:
- a CDS encoding glycosyltransferase family 4 protein gives MPIDTVREQISLGTTSREQVNHIFLFLEVFKQEGGIQSYVKDIFRAYSGLSQGYQAEVLLLRDSPECSNPFTSNNLKFHYFQNPSPQIGRIKMAGVLLKFLLQRRPQMVFCGHIKLAVLVQTLCQPLGIPYTILTYGKEFWEPLKNQERRALASAKEIWTISRYSRDRACAVNGIDPHKVKMLPCAIDGKKFTPGPKQPELIEKYGLSDAKVLMTVARLWSGDIYKGVDVTIRALPKIIQAFPEVKYLVIGRGDDQPRLAQLAQDLGVSDRVIFAGFVPTEQLMAHYRLADAYIMPSQEGFGIVYLEAMACGVPVLSGDDDGSADPLQDGKLGWRVPHRNPEAVAAACLEILQGDDQRCDGEWLREQAIALFGMDALQKQLLSLVQSQ, from the coding sequence ATGCCAATTGATACAGTGAGAGAACAAATAAGTTTAGGCACAACTTCTAGAGAACAAGTTAACCATATCTTCTTGTTTTTAGAGGTTTTTAAACAGGAAGGGGGAATTCAATCTTATGTCAAGGATATTTTTCGGGCATATTCAGGATTGAGTCAAGGTTATCAAGCAGAAGTATTACTATTACGGGATAGCCCTGAATGCTCAAACCCTTTTACATCTAATAATTTAAAATTTCATTACTTCCAAAATCCATCACCCCAAATAGGCAGAATCAAAATGGCCGGGGTGCTACTAAAATTTTTATTGCAGAGAAGACCACAGATGGTCTTTTGTGGACATATCAAGCTAGCAGTTTTAGTACAGACACTTTGCCAACCCTTGGGTATTCCCTACACTATCCTTACTTATGGCAAAGAATTTTGGGAACCGTTAAAAAATCAAGAACGCCGCGCTTTAGCATCAGCCAAGGAGATTTGGACAATTAGTCGCTATAGCCGCGATCGCGCCTGTGCTGTTAATGGTATAGATCCTCATAAGGTGAAAATGTTGCCTTGTGCCATAGATGGGAAGAAATTTACTCCCGGCCCAAAACAGCCAGAATTAATCGAGAAGTATGGCTTAAGCGATGCCAAGGTATTAATGACTGTAGCGCGATTGTGGTCAGGAGATATATACAAAGGCGTGGATGTCACAATTAGGGCATTGCCGAAAATTATCCAGGCGTTCCCAGAAGTAAAATATTTAGTGATTGGTCGTGGTGATGACCAACCGCGATTGGCTCAGTTAGCCCAAGATTTAGGTGTAAGCGATCGCGTGATTTTTGCAGGTTTTGTCCCCACTGAACAATTAATGGCACACTACCGCCTAGCTGATGCCTATATTATGCCCTCACAAGAAGGTTTTGGAATTGTTTATCTAGAAGCAATGGCTTGTGGTGTACCAGTGCTGTCTGGTGATGATGACGGTTCGGCTGACCCCTTGCAGGATGGTAAACTGGGTTGGCGAGTTCCCCATCGCAACCCGGAAGCCGTAGCCGCAGCTTGTTTAGAAATTCTTCAAGGAGACGATCAGCGTTGTGATGGAGAGTGGCTGCGCGAACAGGCGATCGCACTGTTCGGAATGGATGCTTTACAAAAGCAGCTTTTGTCTTTAGTCCAGAGTCAATAG
- the rpmI gene encoding 50S ribosomal protein L35 codes for MPKLKTRKAAAKRFRATGTGKIVRRKAFKNHLLEHKTTNKKRQFSKMAIVNERDEENVRLMLPYL; via the coding sequence ATGCCTAAACTAAAAACACGCAAAGCCGCAGCCAAAAGATTCCGTGCCACTGGTACTGGTAAAATCGTGCGCCGCAAAGCTTTCAAAAACCACCTTTTAGAACACAAAACCACCAATAAAAAGCGTCAATTCTCTAAGATGGCGATTGTCAACGAGCGCGACGAAGAAAACGTGCGTTTAATGCTGCCTTATTTGTAA